The Deinococcus radiopugnans ATCC 19172 DNA window CGCGCCCACGAAATCGAAGCCGCCTGGACGGTCAGGTCCGGCGTCCCCCACGCTGCCCTGCTTGTACAGCGCGTAGAGCCTGAGCATCACGTCGTTGCCGGGCTTCTTGGAAAGGGCTTGCACGTCCTGCTGGGCCTGGACAAAAGCGGCTGAGGGTTCAGAAGTCATGGGGAGAGTTTACCC harbors:
- a CDS encoding acyl-CoA-binding protein, with protein sequence MTSEPSAAFVQAQQDVQALSKKPGNDVMLRLYALYKQGSVGDAGPDRPGGFDFVGAAKYDAWNTLRGKSPEEAQREYVELVRSLQAGG